A region of Mammaliicoccus sp. Dog046 DNA encodes the following proteins:
- a CDS encoding XRE family transcriptional regulator XdrA, with the protein MDKQTFTTIIQTKFKMVRIEAGYTQDTMANTVGLSKKTLVQIEKERVLPNWTTCVSICALFRDSDVLNTTFGCDPLEVIQIISRHHCAYPNHDNTSDIYWVTLDAKSGYILQSNKKSDLYRVLNEERQPIFGTAKKREAETYFLRKTQSLFV; encoded by the coding sequence ATGGATAAGCAGACTTTTACAACAATAATCCAAACAAAATTTAAAATGGTTCGTATAGAGGCAGGCTATACGCAAGATACTATGGCAAATACAGTTGGATTATCAAAGAAAACATTAGTACAAATTGAAAAAGAGAGAGTATTACCAAACTGGACGACTTGTGTGTCAATATGTGCTTTATTTAGAGATTCAGACGTATTGAATACAACATTTGGTTGTGATCCATTAGAAGTTATTCAAATCATTTCTCGTCACCACTGTGCATATCCAAATCATGATAATACAAGTGATATTTATTGGGTTACACTTGATGCTAAATCAGGTTATATCTTACAATCTAACAAGAAATCAGATTTATACAGAGTATTGAATGAAGAACGTCAACCTATCTTCGGAACAGCTAAAAAACGTGAAGCAGAAACTTACTTCTTACGTAAAACACAATCTTTATTCGTATAA
- a CDS encoding DUF445 domain-containing protein yields the protein MSTFITIFSMMVIGALIGGFTNFIAIKMLFHPYHEVKVFGYKLPFTPGLIPKRRNELSEKVGEMVTKHLLTPEVFKEKLLNPSTKSVLEETIKVQFNTLREKNYTIQNFVDRVDYPLEDKLNATLKETIKNKVDQYYDAHKQDEIQSLIPEEIYEKINAQVNRVTPEILNKIDEYLLSEKGEQDIQSMIEEFFEQKGKMVGMIQMFMTIEDIVARVKKELRNVVSQDKIKNMIDLQVQTEYQKWMSKPLDEILTSDRKDQAKTVISEELTSSVNVHKYLNLPLHELAPQLFTYMEGEGTERFINYVIQKIGDNISLILERMKLAELIKDQIDRFELSHLEKLVIEISNKELKLITLLGFVLGGIIGLFQGIIAIFV from the coding sequence ATGTCAACATTTATAACAATATTCAGTATGATGGTTATCGGTGCGCTTATTGGCGGTTTTACCAACTTTATCGCAATCAAGATGCTGTTTCATCCATATCATGAAGTGAAAGTATTCGGTTATAAATTACCATTTACACCAGGTTTAATTCCGAAACGAAGAAATGAGTTATCAGAAAAAGTCGGAGAAATGGTTACTAAACATTTGCTTACTCCAGAAGTGTTTAAAGAGAAGTTACTTAATCCAAGTACAAAAAGCGTTTTAGAAGAAACAATTAAAGTTCAATTTAACACTTTGCGTGAGAAAAACTATACAATACAAAACTTTGTAGATAGAGTGGATTATCCATTAGAAGATAAGCTGAATGCCACTCTGAAAGAAACGATTAAAAACAAAGTGGATCAATATTATGATGCACATAAACAAGACGAAATTCAAAGTCTAATACCAGAAGAAATTTATGAAAAAATAAATGCACAAGTTAATCGTGTCACACCAGAAATTCTAAATAAAATAGATGAATATTTATTGTCTGAAAAAGGTGAACAAGATATTCAATCAATGATAGAAGAATTTTTCGAACAAAAAGGGAAAATGGTTGGCATGATTCAAATGTTTATGACAATTGAAGACATTGTTGCAAGAGTAAAAAAAGAACTAAGAAACGTTGTTAGCCAAGATAAAATTAAGAACATGATAGATTTACAAGTTCAAACAGAATATCAGAAATGGATGTCAAAACCATTAGATGAAATATTAACAAGTGACCGTAAAGATCAAGCGAAAACTGTGATTTCAGAAGAACTTACATCATCCGTAAATGTGCACAAATACTTAAATTTACCGTTACATGAATTAGCGCCACAATTATTCACTTATATGGAAGGTGAAGGTACAGAGAGATTCATTAATTATGTCATTCAAAAAATTGGAGATAACATTAGTTTAATTCTAGAACGTATGAAATTAGCAGAATTAATTAAAGATCAAATTGATCGATTTGAATTATCTCATTTAGAAAAATTAGTGATTGAAATCTCAAATAAAGAATTAAAATTAATTACATTATTAGGATTTGTTCTAGGTGGAATTATCGGTTTATTCCAAGGTATAATCGCTATTTTTGTATAA
- a CDS encoding YlbF family regulator, protein MAEVNIYDKANELEQTLRESKEYNKIKEQYEKVNANPETKKLFEEFREIQLELQTKQMQGEEISEVDIARAQKSAQEIEQNETIAELMQAEQAMSQLIQDLNRVIMKPLEDIYGSLEEENPEA, encoded by the coding sequence ATGGCAGAAGTAAACATTTACGACAAAGCGAATGAACTAGAACAAACTTTACGTGAAAGTAAAGAATATAACAAAATTAAAGAACAATATGAAAAAGTGAACGCTAACCCTGAAACTAAAAAATTATTCGAAGAATTTCGTGAAATTCAATTAGAATTACAAACGAAACAAATGCAAGGCGAAGAAATTTCAGAAGTAGATATCGCTAGAGCTCAAAAATCTGCTCAAGAAATTGAACAAAACGAAACAATTGCAGAATTAATGCAAGCTGAACAAGCTATGAGTCAATTAATTCAAGATTTAAACCGTGTTATCATGAAACCATTAGAAGATATTTACGGTAGTCTTGAAGAAGAAAACCCAGAAGCTTAA
- a CDS encoding dicarboxylate/amino acid:cation symporter, whose translation MKVRKNLTLKIVIALVLGITVGSIFNMFAGSDFVQHANQYVFNVIGQIFLNLIFMLVVPVVFVSIVLGVVGVGDPKLLGGIGLKTVTFFLCTTAIAIIIAMLLALVFKPGVGQSDLMNSDDVKKYGAEQKAKSADGAAPENQTFDQTLINLFPKNPMQSMVEQDMLPIITFAIFIGIGMIALGTKVAAVKQVFEQTNDILMYIVTMIMNYFAPIGTFGLVATAFTNAGFGAIKQLGMYFFVVLLALAVHFFVIYGGAVKLLAGRNPFWFFKKFFPAMTVGFSSSSSNATLPISLECTKEMGVRKEISSFVQPLGATINMDGTAIMQGVATIFIAQVSGIDLTLVQMITVVLVAVLASIGTAGVPGVGLVMLAMVLTSVGLNPAAIGIILGIDRLLDMTRTAVNITGDAACALILSEREKTKFEKN comes from the coding sequence ATGAAAGTCAGGAAAAATTTAACTTTAAAAATTGTTATCGCTTTAGTACTCGGTATTACAGTTGGTTCCATTTTTAATATGTTTGCGGGATCAGATTTTGTACAACATGCAAATCAATATGTGTTTAATGTTATCGGTCAAATATTTCTTAATTTAATATTCATGCTTGTTGTTCCAGTCGTATTTGTTTCAATCGTTCTTGGCGTTGTTGGTGTTGGGGATCCAAAACTATTAGGTGGTATTGGTCTTAAGACGGTTACTTTCTTCTTATGTACAACCGCTATCGCAATTATCATCGCTATGTTACTCGCATTAGTATTTAAACCTGGTGTAGGTCAATCAGATTTAATGAATAGTGATGATGTTAAAAAGTATGGTGCTGAACAAAAAGCTAAATCGGCTGATGGAGCTGCACCTGAAAATCAAACCTTTGATCAAACGCTTATCAATTTATTCCCGAAAAATCCAATGCAATCAATGGTTGAACAAGATATGTTACCAATTATCACGTTTGCCATCTTTATTGGTATAGGAATGATTGCGCTTGGCACGAAAGTCGCAGCGGTGAAGCAAGTGTTCGAGCAGACCAACGATATACTGATGTATATCGTAACGATGATTATGAATTACTTTGCACCAATTGGGACATTTGGACTCGTTGCTACGGCGTTTACAAATGCAGGATTTGGCGCAATTAAACAATTAGGTATGTACTTCTTTGTTGTATTATTGGCATTAGCAGTACACTTCTTTGTGATATATGGTGGTGCTGTTAAATTATTAGCTGGAAGAAATCCATTTTGGTTCTTTAAGAAATTCTTCCCAGCAATGACAGTTGGATTTAGTTCATCAAGTTCTAATGCAACTTTACCAATTTCTCTCGAATGTACAAAAGAAATGGGAGTTAGAAAAGAAATCAGTTCCTTTGTACAACCATTAGGTGCAACAATCAATATGGATGGTACAGCGATTATGCAAGGGGTAGCAACAATCTTTATCGCACAAGTTTCTGGTATAGATTTAACACTTGTACAAATGATTACAGTTGTACTTGTTGCAGTACTTGCATCAATTGGAACAGCAGGGGTACCTGGTGTAGGACTCGTGATGTTAGCAATGGTATTAACTTCTGTAGGTTTAAATCCAGCAGCAATTGGTATCATACTTGGTATTGATAGATTACTGGATATGACGAGAACAGCAGTAAATATCACAGGAGATGCAGCTTGTGCTTTGATTTTATCGGAAAGAGAAAAGACAAAGTTCGAAAAAAATTAA